A genomic window from Sporosarcina sp. Marseille-Q4063 includes:
- the uvrA gene encoding excinuclease ABC subunit UvrA produces MRNKEIVIQGARAHNLKDISVNIPRDQLVVITGLSGSGKSSLAFDTIYAEGQRRYVESLSAYARQFLGQMDKPDVDVIEGLSPAISIDQKTTSRNPRSTVGTVTEIYDYLRLLFARVGKPICPIHGTEISSQTIQQMVDRIMQIPEKTRIQVLAPIVSGRRGTHAKLIEEIRQEGYVRIRVNGEIIDLDDNIELNKNQRHSIEVVIDRIVMKDDIVSRLGDSLESALRLAKGTVLIDIIDGEEMLFSEHHACPLCGFSIGELEPRMFSFNSPFGACGECDGLGTKLEVDSKLVIPDYSLSLKEHAIAPWEPTSSQYYPELLKTVAKHYGISMTVPVSELPEDQLEKILYGSKDEKIRFRYTNEFGGTRDSDIYFEGVLSNVARRYKDTSSDYVRDQMEKYMAQRACPTCNGYRLKEETLAVKVNGVHIGKVTDLSIEEADRFFKQLELSEKDKQIAELILREIAERLGFLINVGLDYLTLSRASGTLSGGEAQRIRLATQIGSRLTGVLYILDEPSIGLHQRDNDRLIETLKNMRDIGNTLIVVEHDEDTMLAADHLIDMGPGAGAEGGEVVSAGTPSEVMNDPKSLTGDYLSGKRFIPLPLERRESDGRKISIKGAAENNLKNVNVDIPLGQFIAVTGVSGSGKSTLVNEVLYKVLAQKLNRSKQQPGKYDSLEGLEELEKVIEIDQSPIGRTPRSNPATYTSMFDDVRDVYASTNEAKVRGYKKGRFSFNVKGGRCEACRGDGIIKIEMHFLPDVYVPCEVCHGKRYNRETLEVRYKGKNIADVLAMTVEDALVFFENIPRINRKLQTIVDVGLGYIKLGQPATTLSGGEAQRVKLASELHKRSNGKSFYILDEPTTGLHTHDIEKLLVVLQRLVETGNTVLVIEHNLDVIKTVDHIIDLGPEGGDRGGEIIATGTPEEVSKVKKSYTGYYLKPILERDRTRMKNVIKEAESLVK; encoded by the coding sequence ATGAGAAACAAAGAAATCGTGATACAAGGCGCAAGAGCACATAATCTTAAAGATATCAGCGTGAATATTCCGCGCGACCAACTTGTCGTGATTACAGGTTTGTCCGGTTCCGGGAAGTCGTCGCTTGCCTTTGATACGATTTACGCGGAAGGGCAACGACGCTATGTCGAATCACTTTCGGCATACGCTCGGCAATTTTTAGGTCAGATGGATAAGCCGGATGTCGATGTGATTGAAGGTTTGTCACCCGCGATTTCGATTGACCAAAAGACGACAAGCCGAAATCCTCGTTCAACAGTCGGAACCGTCACGGAAATTTATGATTATCTTCGTCTTCTATTTGCGCGTGTCGGGAAACCGATATGTCCGATACATGGAACTGAAATTTCATCTCAAACTATACAACAGATGGTTGACCGGATTATGCAAATTCCAGAGAAAACCCGCATACAAGTGTTAGCGCCAATCGTATCGGGAAGAAGAGGCACACACGCAAAACTGATTGAAGAAATAAGGCAAGAAGGTTATGTTCGCATTCGCGTGAACGGAGAAATTATCGATCTTGACGATAATATCGAATTGAATAAAAATCAACGTCATTCCATCGAGGTTGTGATTGACCGTATTGTGATGAAAGATGACATCGTTTCTCGTTTAGGCGATTCATTGGAATCTGCACTTCGACTGGCGAAGGGGACAGTCCTGATCGATATTATTGACGGCGAGGAAATGCTGTTTAGCGAACATCATGCTTGTCCGCTCTGCGGATTTTCAATTGGTGAACTTGAACCGCGGATGTTTTCGTTCAACAGTCCATTTGGCGCGTGCGGAGAATGTGATGGACTCGGAACAAAACTTGAAGTGGATTCAAAGCTTGTCATTCCAGATTATTCGTTGTCATTGAAAGAACATGCAATCGCGCCATGGGAGCCGACAAGCTCGCAGTATTATCCGGAATTATTGAAAACTGTCGCAAAACATTATGGGATTTCAATGACTGTGCCGGTAAGCGAATTGCCGGAAGATCAATTAGAAAAAATATTATATGGCTCGAAAGATGAAAAAATCCGTTTCCGCTATACCAATGAATTTGGCGGGACGCGTGATAGCGATATTTACTTTGAAGGGGTATTATCGAACGTTGCTAGAAGGTACAAGGACACTTCATCAGATTATGTACGTGACCAAATGGAAAAGTATATGGCGCAGCGAGCGTGTCCAACGTGTAATGGATACCGTTTGAAAGAAGAAACACTTGCGGTAAAAGTAAACGGCGTCCATATCGGGAAAGTGACCGACTTATCGATAGAAGAAGCAGATCGTTTCTTTAAACAATTAGAGCTGTCTGAAAAAGACAAACAAATCGCAGAACTGATTTTACGTGAAATTGCGGAACGTTTAGGTTTCCTCATAAATGTAGGACTGGATTATTTAACGCTATCGAGAGCATCTGGAACGCTTTCTGGCGGTGAAGCACAGCGGATCCGTCTTGCTACACAAATTGGTTCGAGGTTAACCGGCGTTCTTTATATATTAGATGAGCCTTCGATCGGACTTCATCAACGAGACAATGATCGTCTCATCGAAACATTGAAAAACATGCGAGATATCGGTAATACGCTAATCGTAGTGGAGCATGATGAAGACACAATGTTGGCGGCAGATCATTTAATCGACATGGGACCAGGTGCAGGTGCAGAAGGAGGAGAAGTCGTCTCCGCCGGTACGCCGAGCGAAGTGATGAATGATCCGAAATCACTAACCGGTGATTATTTGAGCGGCAAGAGGTTCATACCATTACCGCTTGAGCGCCGAGAATCAGATGGCCGTAAAATATCGATTAAAGGCGCAGCTGAAAACAACTTGAAAAATGTCAATGTCGACATTCCGTTAGGTCAATTCATTGCCGTTACAGGCGTATCGGGCTCGGGTAAGAGTACGCTTGTCAATGAAGTGTTATATAAAGTATTGGCGCAAAAACTAAATCGTTCAAAACAACAACCCGGAAAATATGATTCCTTAGAAGGACTTGAGGAACTTGAAAAGGTAATTGAAATCGACCAATCACCAATCGGCAGGACGCCTAGATCAAATCCGGCTACTTATACAAGCATGTTTGATGATGTTCGGGATGTTTACGCTTCTACGAATGAAGCAAAAGTTCGCGGGTATAAAAAAGGAAGATTTAGTTTTAACGTAAAAGGCGGACGCTGCGAAGCTTGTCGCGGGGATGGAATTATCAAAATCGAAATGCATTTTTTACCGGATGTTTACGTACCTTGTGAAGTGTGTCATGGAAAGCGTTACAATCGCGAAACGTTAGAAGTTCGCTATAAAGGTAAAAATATTGCCGATGTACTTGCGATGACTGTTGAAGATGCACTTGTATTCTTTGAAAACATACCTAGAATTAATCGCAAACTACAAACGATTGTTGATGTCGGACTTGGTTATATTAAACTTGGGCAGCCAGCGACGACGTTGTCAGGCGGAGAAGCGCAACGTGTGAAGCTTGCTTCCGAGTTGCACAAACGTTCAAACGGAAAATCATTTTATATTCTCGACGAACCGACAACCGGACTTCACACGCATGATATTGAAAAACTGCTCGTCGTTTTGCAACGACTCGTTGAAACGGGGAATACGGTGCTAGTCATTGAACATAATCTAGATGTCATTAAGACAGTCGACCACATCATTGATTTAGGACCTGAAGGCGGCGATAGAGGCGGCGAGATTATTGCGACGGGAACCCCTGAAGAAGTGTCGAAGGTTAAAAAGTCATATACCGGGTACTATTTAAAACCGATTTTGGAGCGAGATAGAACACGCATGAAGAATGTAATAAAGGAAGCTGAATCCCTAGTCAAATGA
- the uvrB gene encoding excinuclease ABC subunit UvrB: MVQTFNLQAPYTPEGDQPHAIKQLVKGLEEDKRHQTLLGATGTGKTFTVSNVLTEVNKPTLVMAHNKTLAGQLYSEFKEFFPDNAVEYFVSYYDYFQPEAYVAHTDTYIEKDASINDEIDKLRHSATSSLFERNDVIIVSSVSCIYGLGSPKEYRDMVVSVRVGMEIGRDELLRKFVAIQYIRNDISFTRGTFRVRGDVVELFPASRDERCIRIEFFGDEIDRIREVDALTGEIIGNREHVAVFPASHFVTSDEKMVKAVENIEVELEERLQVLKSEDKLLEAQRLEQRTRYDLEMMREMGFCSGIENYSRHLTLRPPGASPYTLIDYFPDDFLLIVDESHVTLPQVRGMFNGDQARKQVLVDHGFRLPSALDNRPLTFQEFEGRIRNAIYVSATPGPYEIEHTPEMVEQIIRPTGLLDPTIDVRPIEGQIDDLIHEINERVKKNERVLITTLTKKMSEDLTDYLKEIGIKVQYLHSEIKTLERIEIIRELRVGTYDVLVGINLLREGIDLPEVSLVTILDADKEGFLRSERALIQTIGRAARNSNGHVIMYADRMTDSMTKAISETERRRDIQRDYNTKHGITPTTIKKNIHEIIRATDVAEERETYIEKITKGKKLTKTEKESILGVLEKEMKDAAKDLQFELAAELRDAILELKAER, encoded by the coding sequence TTGGTTCAAACATTTAATCTACAAGCACCGTACACGCCAGAAGGCGATCAACCGCATGCGATTAAGCAGCTTGTCAAAGGATTGGAAGAAGATAAAAGACATCAAACGCTTTTAGGAGCAACGGGTACAGGTAAAACATTTACAGTCTCCAATGTATTGACAGAAGTGAATAAACCAACACTTGTTATGGCGCATAATAAAACATTAGCAGGTCAATTATATAGCGAATTCAAAGAGTTTTTTCCCGATAACGCCGTGGAATATTTCGTAAGTTACTATGACTATTTCCAACCTGAAGCTTATGTTGCGCATACAGATACTTATATTGAAAAAGATGCGAGCATAAACGATGAGATCGATAAACTCCGTCACTCAGCGACATCTTCTTTATTTGAACGAAATGACGTCATTATTGTCTCATCCGTTTCGTGTATATACGGACTTGGATCGCCTAAAGAATATCGCGACATGGTCGTTTCAGTACGTGTGGGAATGGAAATTGGCCGGGATGAATTGCTGAGAAAATTTGTCGCAATTCAATATATCCGGAATGACATTAGCTTCACGCGCGGGACATTCCGAGTCCGCGGGGATGTTGTGGAATTATTCCCGGCATCGCGGGACGAGCGTTGCATTCGAATCGAATTTTTTGGCGATGAAATCGACCGTATTCGAGAAGTGGATGCACTGACAGGCGAAATTATAGGTAATCGTGAGCATGTAGCCGTTTTTCCAGCTTCCCACTTCGTAACGAGTGATGAAAAAATGGTGAAAGCGGTTGAAAACATAGAAGTTGAATTAGAAGAACGTTTACAAGTTTTAAAAAGTGAAGATAAATTGCTGGAAGCTCAGCGGCTTGAACAAAGAACCCGATATGATTTAGAAATGATGCGTGAAATGGGTTTCTGCTCGGGTATCGAAAACTATTCTAGACATTTGACGCTAAGGCCTCCGGGTGCGTCTCCTTATACGTTAATTGATTACTTTCCGGATGACTTTCTATTAATCGTCGATGAAAGCCACGTCACATTGCCGCAAGTTCGCGGAATGTTTAATGGTGACCAAGCAAGAAAACAAGTTCTAGTGGATCACGGTTTTCGACTTCCATCTGCACTTGATAACCGGCCGCTGACATTTCAAGAGTTTGAAGGCCGTATTCGAAACGCAATTTATGTATCCGCAACGCCTGGTCCATATGAAATTGAACATACGCCTGAAATGGTTGAACAAATTATCCGTCCGACAGGGTTGTTGGATCCAACGATTGATGTTCGACCGATTGAGGGACAAATAGATGATTTAATTCATGAAATAAACGAACGGGTTAAAAAGAACGAACGCGTTCTGATTACAACGTTAACGAAGAAGATGTCGGAAGACTTAACCGATTATTTAAAAGAAATCGGAATCAAAGTACAGTATCTTCATTCAGAAATAAAAACACTGGAACGAATTGAAATTATTCGTGAATTAAGAGTGGGGACCTACGATGTTCTTGTAGGGATTAACTTGCTGAGAGAAGGTATAGACTTACCAGAAGTATCACTTGTGACAATTCTTGACGCTGACAAGGAAGGTTTCCTTCGTTCCGAACGAGCATTAATTCAAACAATTGGACGAGCAGCGCGAAATTCAAACGGGCATGTCATTATGTATGCTGATCGAATGACGGATTCAATGACAAAAGCGATTAGCGAGACAGAACGTCGTCGTGACATTCAAAGGGACTATAATACAAAACACGGAATTACTCCTACTACGATTAAAAAGAATATTCACGAAATCATTCGGGCGACCGATGTTGCAGAAGAAAGAGAAACTTATATTGAAAAGATTACAAAAGGTAAAAAACTGACGAAGACAGAGAAAGAATCCATTCTGGGAGTGCTTGAAAAAGAGATGAAAGATGCTGCGAAAGATCTTCAATTTGAACTTGCAGCGGAACTCAGGGATGCAATTTTAGAGCTAAAGGCAGAGAGGTAG
- a CDS encoding IDEAL domain-containing protein: MEKKYSYTEFMKSIGRSTSSAHAEKLLNEIYMDLFLKRLHREQIRERLNGLVNQSLDNRDESAFLAYSNELLKFEECN; this comes from the coding sequence TTGGAAAAAAAGTACTCATACACTGAATTTATGAAATCTATTGGCAGAAGTACCTCTTCGGCTCATGCAGAAAAACTGTTAAATGAAATTTACATGGATTTGTTTCTCAAACGACTTCATCGTGAACAAATTAGGGAACGTCTCAATGGACTTGTCAATCAATCATTGGACAATCGGGATGAAAGCGCTTTTCTGGCGTATTCAAATGAACTGTTGAAATTTGAAGAATGTAATTGA
- a CDS encoding ABC transporter permease, whose translation MKNLRELWGARFVHYMTEFQKYMKYVVTGHLALVLVFAIGAGGYTYSEWLKEVSPDFPAALLAAIIIGAALTFSAPITLLKPADSVYFLPMETKLQLYFKQSLRWSIFSQLPLPFILYIVALPLLSATETGTKAEFLWLAFFIVALKWIYVETEFYFRHAKSGDWVWGDRAIRFIFASLFIYFWLSPYPYLIILFAVLIGIYSTYWRKQKQSMPFPYEHFITLEQNRMMRFYRFANYFTDVPHLKGSVSRRGWLGFLLPPTRLEGADAGKYLVKRTLIRTDDIFWLWVRLTAITMLGAIFIPFPLVVYIFTGALSFASAIQLIYALRAGEEFRMDMLFPINKRSKAIRSTVRQVQWLQALFVLITALFTFGFGGTPFLLGIIILAVSEITLQATKEK comes from the coding sequence ATGAAAAATTTGCGTGAATTATGGGGAGCCAGATTTGTTCATTACATGACTGAGTTTCAAAAATACATGAAGTATGTTGTTACTGGACATTTAGCTCTAGTTCTCGTTTTTGCAATTGGCGCAGGAGGCTATACGTACAGCGAATGGTTAAAAGAAGTGTCTCCGGATTTTCCAGCAGCGCTTCTTGCTGCAATTATTATCGGGGCCGCGTTGACATTTTCCGCACCAATTACATTATTAAAGCCTGCCGATTCCGTTTATTTTTTGCCCATGGAAACTAAGCTGCAACTGTATTTTAAACAGTCTTTGCGCTGGTCGATTTTTTCGCAACTTCCATTGCCATTTATATTGTATATTGTTGCGTTACCGCTTTTATCGGCAACAGAAACCGGCACGAAAGCTGAATTTCTTTGGTTGGCATTTTTCATCGTCGCGTTGAAATGGATTTATGTAGAAACAGAATTTTATTTCAGACATGCCAAAAGTGGCGATTGGGTTTGGGGAGACCGCGCAATCCGTTTCATTTTTGCATCCTTGTTTATTTATTTTTGGCTAAGCCCGTATCCCTACTTAATCATTTTATTCGCCGTTCTAATCGGTATTTATTCAACATATTGGCGGAAACAGAAACAAAGTATGCCGTTTCCATATGAACATTTCATCACGCTAGAACAAAATAGGATGATGCGTTTCTATCGATTCGCAAACTACTTTACCGACGTGCCGCATTTAAAAGGTTCTGTCAGCCGTCGCGGGTGGCTAGGATTTTTGCTGCCGCCTACCCGGCTTGAAGGGGCCGATGCTGGGAAGTATCTGGTCAAGCGCACGCTTATTCGAACGGATGATATTTTTTGGCTATGGGTGAGGTTAACAGCAATTACCATGCTAGGCGCTATATTTATCCCATTTCCGCTGGTCGTTTATATTTTTACAGGAGCACTTTCATTCGCATCAGCGATTCAACTAATCTATGCGTTGCGTGCGGGCGAAGAGTTTCGAATGGATATGTTATTTCCGATCAACAAACGTTCAAAGGCAATCCGAAGTACGGTTCGGCAAGTTCAGTGGCTTCAAGCTTTATTCGTTCTCATCACTGCCTTGTTTACCTTTGGATTCGGCGGGACGCCTTTTTTGCTAGGGATAATTATCCTCGCTGTATCTGAGATAACGCTTCAAGCAACTAAAGAAAAGTGA
- a CDS encoding ABC transporter ATP-binding protein: MPIVELKDVTGGYSRKPVLHDLSFEIGESELVGLIGLNGAGKSTTIKHIIGLMNAHSGEIRLNGVTFSEDPETYRKSFTYIPETPVLYEELTLREHLELTAMAYGLDKDVFEARSASLLREFMMEKRLRWFPAHFSKGMRQKVMIMCAFLVNPSLYIIDEPFVGLDPIGIKSLLEQMTERKNEGASVLMSTHILSTAEKYCDRIILLHEGRLRAQGTMDELREAFGRPGASLDDLYIAMTEDNGHEKFA, from the coding sequence ATGCCAATTGTTGAACTAAAAGATGTAACGGGTGGGTATTCACGAAAACCCGTATTGCATGATCTATCATTTGAAATCGGAGAAAGTGAACTTGTTGGCTTGATCGGCTTGAATGGCGCTGGGAAAAGTACAACAATCAAACATATTATTGGATTGATGAATGCGCATAGTGGTGAGATTCGATTGAATGGGGTCACGTTTAGCGAAGATCCGGAAACTTATCGAAAATCATTTACGTATATACCGGAAACACCAGTACTTTATGAAGAGTTGACGTTGCGGGAGCATTTGGAGCTGACGGCAATGGCATATGGACTTGACAAAGATGTATTTGAAGCGCGATCGGCATCTTTATTGCGCGAGTTTATGATGGAGAAAAGGCTTCGTTGGTTTCCAGCGCACTTTTCTAAAGGAATGCGTCAAAAAGTAATGATCATGTGTGCATTTCTTGTAAATCCATCGCTTTATATCATTGATGAGCCGTTCGTCGGTCTTGACCCGATCGGGATAAAATCATTGCTCGAGCAGATGACGGAACGAAAGAATGAAGGGGCATCCGTCCTTATGTCGACGCATATCTTGTCTACAGCTGAAAAATACTGCGATAGAATCATCCTGTTACACGAAGGCAGGTTGCGGGCTCAAGGAACGATGGATGAGCTGCGGGAAGCATTTGGACGACCTGGGGCGTCACTAGACGACTTATACATCGCGATGACAGAGGACAATGGCCATGAAAAATTTGCGTGA
- a CDS encoding HIT family protein: MTSCIFCQIIEGAVPSAKIYEDEHVYAFMDIMPTTEGHVLLIPKKHIENIYDFSEEDAANFFKVAPKIANALKAEFRPAGLNLLQNNGAPAGQSVFHYHMHFIPRYDETDGFQLSTWETKQTTYTPEKIQELADKIRSVLA, translated from the coding sequence ATGACAAGTTGTATTTTTTGTCAAATCATTGAAGGAGCAGTTCCGAGCGCGAAAATCTATGAAGACGAACATGTCTACGCATTCATGGATATCATGCCGACTACAGAAGGACATGTTCTGCTCATTCCGAAAAAACATATTGAAAACATTTATGACTTTTCTGAAGAAGATGCTGCCAATTTCTTCAAAGTCGCACCTAAAATTGCAAACGCACTAAAAGCTGAATTTCGTCCGGCAGGGTTGAATTTACTTCAAAATAACGGGGCGCCTGCTGGCCAAAGCGTATTCCATTATCATATGCACTTCATCCCGCGATACGACGAAACGGACGGTTTCCAATTATCAACATGGGAAACGAAGCAAACGACCTACACGCCTGAGAAAATTCAAGAACTAGCTGATAAGATTAGAAGTGTACTTGCTTAA
- a CDS encoding tryptophan transporter codes for MNTKNLVLMAMLVAVGAALYLIIPGINGGMKPDFMLTMMFIGIFLFRDVKSVFILSLATGVLSGLFSTFPLGFLPNIADKLITGFVFYVVIKSFKSIASNLIASTVLVGLGTLLSGFIFLSVAIFILGVELPFLVLYATVVLPAVVLNGIAFFLIKPIVTKILERSSFHKPVAN; via the coding sequence TTGAATACGAAAAATCTTGTTTTAATGGCCATGTTGGTTGCTGTCGGTGCTGCACTCTATTTAATCATTCCAGGAATTAACGGTGGCATGAAACCGGATTTCATGTTGACAATGATGTTTATCGGGATTTTTCTTTTCCGCGATGTGAAAAGTGTTTTTATTCTATCGCTAGCGACAGGTGTTCTATCTGGTTTGTTTTCGACATTTCCGTTAGGATTCCTTCCGAATATTGCAGATAAACTAATTACTGGATTCGTTTTCTATGTGGTTATCAAATCGTTCAAAAGCATTGCATCTAATTTGATCGCATCTACTGTATTGGTCGGTCTTGGTACTTTGCTATCGGGATTCATCTTTTTATCAGTCGCAATTTTCATTTTAGGCGTCGAGCTTCCATTCTTAGTTTTATATGCAACAGTTGTACTACCTGCTGTTGTTTTAAACGGAATTGCATTTTTCTTAATCAAACCGATCGTGACGAAAATCTTGGAAAGATCCTCTTTTCATAAACCTGTTGCGAACTAA